One Ethanoligenens harbinense YUAN-3 genomic window carries:
- a CDS encoding anaerobic ribonucleoside triphosphate reductase, whose product MITRIRKRDGREAPFNMEKIANAIYKAARANGGHDYDMAVALAEKVTEEIQRRSGDSIPTVEGIQDIVEHVLIETGHARTAKAYILYRANRTRVRDMNTRLMKIYEELTFKSSLDNDLKRENANIDGDTAMGTMLKYGSEGAKQFYDMFVLKPEHAKAHREGDIHIHDLDFLTLTTTCCQIDLVKLFENGFCTGHGFLREPNDINSYTALACIAIQSNQNDQHGGQSVPNFDYAMAIGVRKTYARRYRQNMARALELIAEDANAEKTVAAVAALLDEQGILPVLANNNAYQTRESALLQKTYAEDIVRRAQAFTLRRAYEETDRATYQAMEAFIHNLNTMHSRAGAQIPFSSINYGMDTTPEGRMAVRNVLLATEAGLGNGETPIFPIQIFRVKEGVSYEQGDPNYDLFRLACRVSAKRMFPNFSFIDAPFNLQYYKEGHPETEMAYMGCRTRVGGNYVDPTHEIINSRGNLSFTSVNLPRIALRSHGDVDAFFEELDRKIELVIDQLLDRFEIQGRKKVRNFPFLMGQGIWLGSEKLGPDDEVREVLKHGTLTLGFIGLAECLKALIGEHHGESERAQNLGLEIVGHMRKRMDEATVRHNLNFSLIATPAEGLSGRFVRMDKERFGIIEGVTDRDYYTNSFHVPVYYPISAFQKIQLEGPYHELTNGGHITYIELDGDPTKNLDAFEAVVRCMKENNIGYGAINHPVDRDPVCGFTGIIGDRCPKCGRAEDDEHPFERIRRITGYLVGTLDRFNNAKRAEEHDRVKHLDCNEKVRQMENL is encoded by the coding sequence ATGATTACCCGGATCAGAAAACGTGACGGACGCGAGGCCCCGTTCAATATGGAAAAGATTGCGAATGCCATCTATAAAGCCGCCAGAGCCAACGGCGGCCACGATTATGACATGGCAGTGGCTCTTGCCGAAAAGGTGACGGAGGAGATCCAGCGCCGTTCCGGGGACAGCATTCCCACCGTGGAGGGCATACAGGATATTGTGGAGCACGTGCTCATTGAGACCGGGCATGCCCGTACCGCGAAAGCGTATATCCTTTACAGGGCCAACCGCACCCGCGTGCGGGACATGAACACCCGTCTGATGAAGATCTATGAGGAGCTCACCTTCAAATCCTCGCTGGACAACGACCTTAAGCGCGAAAACGCCAACATTGACGGCGATACCGCCATGGGCACTATGCTCAAATACGGTTCCGAGGGCGCCAAGCAGTTTTATGATATGTTCGTGCTCAAGCCTGAACACGCCAAAGCCCACCGTGAAGGCGACATTCACATTCATGACCTTGATTTTCTGACGCTGACCACCACCTGCTGCCAGATCGACCTGGTCAAGCTGTTTGAAAACGGTTTCTGCACCGGGCATGGCTTCCTGCGCGAGCCCAACGACATCAACAGCTACACGGCGCTGGCTTGTATTGCCATCCAGTCCAACCAGAACGACCAACACGGCGGCCAGAGTGTCCCGAATTTCGATTATGCCATGGCCATCGGCGTGCGCAAGACCTATGCGAGACGCTACCGGCAGAACATGGCCCGTGCGCTGGAACTGATTGCGGAGGACGCAAACGCGGAGAAGACCGTCGCAGCCGTGGCGGCGCTTTTGGACGAGCAGGGGATTCTGCCGGTGCTGGCTAACAACAACGCCTACCAGACCCGCGAGTCGGCGCTGCTGCAAAAAACCTATGCGGAAGACATCGTGCGGCGCGCGCAGGCATTTACCCTCAGGCGCGCCTATGAGGAAACCGACCGTGCAACCTACCAGGCCATGGAGGCGTTCATTCACAACCTCAACACCATGCACAGCCGCGCGGGCGCGCAGATCCCGTTTTCCTCCATCAATTACGGTATGGATACCACGCCCGAGGGCCGCATGGCCGTGCGCAATGTGCTGCTGGCCACCGAGGCGGGTCTGGGCAACGGCGAAACCCCCATTTTTCCCATCCAGATCTTCCGCGTGAAGGAAGGCGTGAGCTACGAGCAGGGCGACCCGAACTACGACCTGTTCCGGCTGGCCTGCCGCGTGAGCGCCAAACGCATGTTCCCGAACTTTTCGTTTATCGACGCGCCGTTTAACTTGCAGTATTATAAGGAAGGACATCCCGAAACCGAGATGGCCTATATGGGCTGCCGCACGCGCGTGGGTGGCAATTATGTGGACCCCACGCATGAGATCATCAACAGTCGCGGCAATCTGAGTTTCACCTCGGTCAATCTGCCGCGCATTGCCCTGCGCAGTCACGGTGATGTGGATGCCTTTTTCGAAGAGCTCGACCGTAAGATCGAGCTGGTGATCGACCAACTGCTCGACCGTTTTGAGATTCAGGGGCGGAAAAAGGTGCGGAATTTCCCGTTCCTGATGGGCCAGGGCATCTGGCTGGGCTCGGAGAAACTTGGGCCGGACGACGAAGTGCGTGAAGTGCTCAAGCACGGTACGCTCACGCTCGGTTTCATTGGGTTGGCGGAGTGCCTCAAGGCGCTGATCGGCGAGCACCACGGTGAATCGGAGCGCGCGCAGAATCTGGGGCTGGAGATCGTGGGGCACATGCGCAAACGGATGGATGAGGCCACCGTGCGTCACAATCTGAATTTTTCGCTCATCGCCACCCCGGCGGAGGGCCTGTCCGGTCGTTTCGTGCGGATGGATAAAGAGCGCTTCGGCATCATCGAGGGCGTTACCGACCGCGACTATTACACCAACTCGTTCCATGTGCCGGTCTATTATCCCATCAGCGCGTTCCAGAAGATCCAGTTGGAAGGACCGTACCATGAACTGACCAACGGCGGCCACATTACATATATTGAACTGGACGGCGACCCCACCAAGAATCTGGACGCGTTTGAGGCTGTGGTGCGCTGCATGAAAGAAAACAACATCGGATACGGCGCCATCAATCACCCGGTGGACCGTGACCCGGTCTGCGGCTTTACGGGCATCATCGGTGATCGCTGCCCCAAATGCGGACGCGCGGAGGATGACGAGCATCCGTTTGAGCGTATCCGCCGCATCACCGGGTATCTGGTGGGCACGCTCGACCGTTTCAACAACGCCAAGCGCGCCGAGGAACACGACCGTGTGAAGCATCTCGACTGCAATGAAAAAGTGCGGCAGATGGAGAATCTTTGA
- the pyrE gene encoding orotate phosphoribosyltransferase has translation MSEIEQSKRDFITFMVRAGVLTFGDFVTKSGRKTPYFVNTGNYGTGAQAAKLGETYARCIHERIGKVDALFGPAYKGIPLATATAVALHTLYGEDVGYCFNRKEAKDHGEGGNMVGCRLKDGDCVAITEDVVTAGTSVRETLPLLQKAADITIAGLIVSVDRMEKGVHGKTAIEELYEDFGIRTYPLVTVREVLAALHNTEIDGRIVIDNAMKARMEAYMKEYCSEN, from the coding sequence ATGAGCGAGATCGAGCAGAGCAAACGGGATTTCATCACCTTTATGGTGCGGGCAGGCGTCCTCACATTTGGGGATTTTGTAACCAAAAGCGGACGCAAGACCCCCTATTTCGTCAACACCGGCAACTATGGTACCGGCGCGCAGGCGGCCAAGCTGGGCGAAACCTACGCGCGTTGCATCCACGAGCGCATCGGCAAGGTGGACGCGCTGTTTGGCCCGGCCTATAAAGGCATCCCGCTCGCCACCGCCACCGCAGTGGCCCTGCATACGCTCTACGGCGAGGACGTGGGCTACTGCTTCAACCGCAAGGAAGCCAAAGACCACGGCGAAGGCGGCAACATGGTAGGGTGCCGGCTGAAGGACGGCGACTGCGTGGCCATCACCGAAGATGTGGTCACGGCGGGCACCTCGGTGCGCGAAACACTGCCGCTGCTGCAAAAGGCTGCGGATATCACCATTGCAGGGCTGATCGTCTCGGTGGACCGAATGGAAAAAGGCGTGCACGGCAAGACCGCCATCGAGGAATTGTATGAAGACTTCGGCATCCGTACCTATCCGCTCGTCACGGTGCGGGAAGTGCTCGCGGCCCTCCACAACACCGAAATCGACGGTCGCATCGTCATCGACAACGCAATGAAAGCGCGGATGGAAGCCTATATGAAAGAATACTGTTCGGAAAATTGA
- a CDS encoding ABC transporter ATP-binding protein, with translation MAEERQTAAAATYMASIRPGGRRPRRGGPVEKPRQFGKTVLRLLGYFSKEKRILAVIVVFVLVDAALMLAVPYLEGRAVDYMAGGRGKVAFSPLFAVIGLLLAVFAGDWLLTVLENRLIAGASQRIVGRLRSVLFDRIQALPIAFFDVHTHGDLMSRFTNDVDNISTTISQSTVSLLADVTGIVGAFGLMLALNVPLTAAALVTVPLVFLLSKTVTTHTAKLFSAQQAALGRLGGHVEESISGLSVVKAFGREKQVVEEFNAANNALLDVSIQAQIWSGYMMPIMNVIGNLGFAAVAGVGGILAVRGMVTVGVIASFLSYSRQFTRPLNDVANTYNSLQTAVAGAERIFEVLDTPAEPGDPPDAVELSHPRGEIAFEDVSFGYRPDVQVLSHVSFRAEAGSVVALVGPTGAGKTTVISLLNRFYDVTGGRILFDGVDVRQYTRASLRRAFGIVLQDTSLMPGTVAENIRYGRPDATDAEVRAAAETAGADHFISRMWDGYDTVIGEQSLSQGQRQLLTIARAVLADPPVLILDEATSNVDTRTEKRIQEAMVRLMRGRTCFLIAHRLSTIRDANQILVVSGGRIAEQGTHKGLLAQDGLYARLWNSQTTFG, from the coding sequence ATGGCGGAAGAACGGCAAACAGCAGCCGCAGCGACGTATATGGCGTCCATCCGCCCGGGCGGGCGGCGCCCGCGCCGCGGCGGCCCGGTGGAGAAGCCCAGGCAGTTCGGCAAAACAGTGCTTCGTCTGCTTGGCTATTTTTCAAAAGAAAAGCGCATCCTGGCCGTCATCGTGGTGTTCGTGCTGGTGGACGCCGCGCTTATGCTGGCCGTGCCCTATCTGGAAGGGCGCGCCGTGGACTATATGGCGGGCGGGCGCGGTAAGGTGGCGTTTTCGCCGCTCTTTGCCGTCATTGGCCTGCTGCTTGCGGTGTTTGCGGGGGACTGGCTGCTGACGGTGCTGGAAAACCGCCTGATCGCAGGTGCGTCCCAGCGCATCGTGGGGCGGCTGCGCAGTGTGCTGTTCGACCGTATTCAGGCGCTGCCTATCGCCTTTTTCGACGTGCACACCCATGGCGATCTGATGTCCCGCTTTACCAATGATGTGGATAATATCAGCACCACCATCTCGCAGTCCACCGTGTCATTGCTGGCGGATGTTACCGGCATCGTCGGGGCGTTTGGGCTCATGCTGGCGCTGAACGTGCCGCTCACGGCGGCCGCGCTCGTTACGGTGCCGCTGGTATTCCTGCTTTCCAAGACCGTCACGACCCACACTGCCAAATTGTTTTCGGCGCAGCAGGCGGCGCTGGGGCGGCTGGGCGGCCATGTGGAGGAGAGTATTTCCGGGCTGTCGGTGGTCAAGGCGTTCGGACGCGAAAAGCAGGTGGTGGAGGAATTCAACGCCGCCAACAATGCCCTGTTGGATGTTTCCATCCAGGCACAGATCTGGTCGGGCTACATGATGCCCATCATGAATGTCATCGGCAACCTGGGGTTCGCCGCCGTGGCGGGTGTAGGCGGCATTCTGGCGGTGCGCGGAATGGTCACGGTGGGGGTCATTGCCAGTTTCCTGAGCTATTCGCGCCAGTTCACCCGCCCGCTCAATGATGTGGCCAATACCTATAATTCCCTTCAGACGGCGGTGGCGGGCGCGGAGCGCATCTTTGAGGTGTTGGACACGCCTGCCGAACCGGGCGATCCGCCGGACGCCGTGGAACTTTCGCATCCGCGCGGTGAGATCGCGTTCGAAGACGTATCGTTCGGCTACCGGCCGGACGTGCAGGTGCTTTCCCATGTCAGCTTCCGGGCGGAAGCGGGCAGCGTGGTGGCGCTGGTGGGTCCCACCGGCGCGGGCAAGACGACCGTCATCAGCCTGCTCAATCGATTTTATGACGTGACGGGCGGACGTATCTTGTTTGACGGGGTGGATGTGCGGCAATACACTCGTGCCAGCCTGCGCCGCGCATTTGGCATTGTGCTGCAAGATACCAGTCTGATGCCCGGCACCGTCGCCGAGAACATCCGCTACGGCCGGCCGGACGCCACCGACGCAGAGGTGCGCGCCGCGGCGGAAACCGCGGGGGCGGACCATTTTATCTCCCGCATGTGGGACGGCTATGACACCGTTATTGGTGAGCAGTCGCTCAGCCAGGGGCAGCGGCAGTTGCTCACCATTGCGCGCGCCGTGTTGGCCGACCCGCCTGTGCTCATCCTCGACGAAGCAACCTCCAATGTGGATACCCGCACCGAAAAACGCATTCAGGAGGCAATGGTGCGGCTTATGCGCGGGCGCACCTGTTTTCTCATTGCGCACCGTCTATCCACCATTCGGGACGCCAATCAAATTCTTGTAGTGTCCGGCGGGCGGATCGCCGAGCAGGGCACACACAAGGGACTGCTCGCCCAAGACGGCCTGTATGCAAGGCTCTGGAACAGCCAGACGACTTTTGGATAA
- a CDS encoding ABC transporter ATP-binding protein: MSGVSYLKKYIRRYGKLFVISICFLTLEALCDLFQPALMSRVVDVGIRNRNMAFVLRMGGVMLGVTALGAVGAVVRNNLSSRVSQRFGGDLRADLYARIQSLSYETAARFDTASLVTRLTNDVTQLQNFSNGLMRIFIKAPILCVGGVVMASLLDPQGALVLALVVPCVAVIVVFGMRRGYPLFARVQRAVDGVNGAMRAYLGGVRVVKSFHRFDYEQARFARENEALCGAQARAMRTMAMFGPSVMMVVNMGIVAVLWLGGWRIDAGSLEVGKVMAFINYMTQISTSLMTIFMVFTMFVRARASAERIGEVMNAQDVLREPARPRELGEEARVRFSHVTFAYPGGGPVLQDISFACTAGQTVGLIGSTGAGKTSLVDLIPRFYDPAEGTVEVCGVDVRQADAAALRRRIAVVPQKSTLFTGTILENLRWGDEHATREEIGAGAKLAQAHDFITALPEGYETRLGQGGVNLSGGQKQRLAIARALVRRPDILILDDCTSAVDAVTERKIREGLHAVARGLLCIVIAQRIVSVMDADVILVLDEGRVVGSGRHEALLQSCAVYRDIFASQFGKAGV, from the coding sequence ATGAGCGGTGTGTCTTATTTAAAAAAATACATCCGGCGTTACGGGAAGCTGTTCGTCATTTCGATCTGCTTTCTGACGCTGGAGGCGCTGTGCGACCTGTTCCAGCCCGCCCTGATGTCGCGCGTGGTGGACGTGGGCATCCGCAACCGGAACATGGCGTTTGTGCTGCGCATGGGCGGCGTCATGCTGGGGGTGACGGCGCTGGGTGCCGTGGGCGCCGTGGTGCGCAACAACCTCTCCAGCCGTGTGTCGCAGCGGTTTGGCGGCGACCTGCGTGCCGACCTTTACGCCAGGATCCAGTCGCTTTCTTATGAAACGGCGGCACGGTTTGATACCGCTTCGCTGGTTACTCGCCTGACCAACGACGTGACCCAGCTGCAAAACTTTTCCAACGGGCTGATGCGCATTTTCATCAAGGCGCCCATCCTGTGCGTGGGCGGCGTCGTTATGGCTAGCCTGCTCGACCCGCAAGGTGCGCTGGTGCTGGCGCTCGTGGTGCCCTGTGTGGCGGTCATCGTCGTGTTTGGCATGCGGCGGGGGTACCCGCTGTTTGCGCGGGTGCAGCGTGCGGTGGACGGTGTCAACGGCGCCATGCGCGCTTATCTGGGCGGTGTGCGGGTTGTGAAATCATTTCACCGGTTCGATTATGAGCAGGCGCGTTTTGCGCGGGAAAACGAGGCCCTTTGCGGCGCGCAGGCGCGCGCCATGCGCACCATGGCGATGTTCGGTCCGTCGGTGATGATGGTGGTCAACATGGGCATCGTGGCCGTGCTTTGGCTGGGCGGCTGGCGGATTGACGCCGGTTCGCTCGAGGTGGGCAAGGTGATGGCGTTCATTAATTATATGACACAGATTTCCACCTCGCTCATGACGATTTTCATGGTATTTACCATGTTTGTACGTGCGCGTGCCTCGGCGGAGCGCATCGGGGAAGTGATGAACGCGCAGGATGTACTGCGGGAGCCTGCCCGCCCGCGTGAGCTGGGGGAAGAAGCACGAGTGCGCTTTTCGCATGTGACGTTTGCCTATCCCGGCGGCGGACCAGTGCTGCAGGATATCTCGTTTGCCTGCACAGCCGGGCAGACGGTGGGCCTGATCGGGTCCACCGGCGCGGGAAAAACCAGCCTGGTGGACCTCATCCCCCGGTTCTACGACCCGGCGGAAGGTACGGTGGAAGTCTGCGGTGTGGATGTGCGGCAGGCGGATGCGGCGGCGTTGCGCCGGCGCATTGCCGTGGTGCCGCAGAAAAGTACACTGTTCACCGGCACCATCCTCGAAAACCTGCGCTGGGGCGATGAGCATGCCACGAGGGAGGAGATCGGCGCGGGGGCAAAGCTGGCGCAGGCGCATGATTTTATCACCGCCCTGCCGGAGGGCTATGAGACCCGTCTTGGTCAGGGTGGCGTGAATCTCTCGGGTGGGCAGAAGCAGCGCCTTGCCATCGCGCGTGCGCTGGTGCGACGACCGGACATCCTTATCCTGGACGACTGCACCAGCGCGGTGGACGCGGTGACTGAGCGTAAGATCCGCGAGGGACTGCACGCGGTGGCGCGCGGGCTGCTTTGCATCGTCATCGCGCAGCGCATCGTCTCGGTGATGGACGCCGACGTGATTTTGGTGCTGGATGAGGGCCGGGTTGTGGGGAGCGGCAGGCATGAAGCGCTGCTGCAAAGCTGTGCGGTTTATCGGGACATTTTCGCGTCGCAGTTTGGGAAGGCGGGGGTGTAA
- a CDS encoding zinc ribbon domain-containing protein, producing the protein MARCTACGTELPADAIACPACGKEVRVCIGSTANPVETELFEARLRSADLPYLKQPHPGGGLLALLNGFSAPGADFFVPAATCTEARRALGYVDDAGASPAGPETTVVRHGSWKTRILGIVIAAVLLALYFGLDALLSFIRHLFGAP; encoded by the coding sequence ATGGCGCGTTGTACCGCCTGTGGAACAGAGCTGCCCGCAGACGCCATAGCCTGCCCCGCTTGCGGGAAGGAGGTGCGGGTGTGCATTGGTTCCACTGCAAACCCGGTGGAAACCGAGTTGTTTGAAGCACGCCTGCGCAGCGCCGATCTGCCCTATCTGAAGCAGCCGCATCCGGGCGGGGGGCTGCTCGCCCTGCTGAACGGATTCTCCGCGCCGGGTGCGGATTTTTTCGTACCCGCCGCAACATGCACAGAAGCCCGGCGCGCGCTGGGTTATGTGGATGACGCCGGCGCATCGCCCGCCGGCCCGGAAACGACTGTGGTCAGGCACGGCAGTTGGAAGACGCGAATCCTCGGGATTGTGATTGCCGCCGTGCTGCTGGCACTGTATTTTGGACTGGACGCGCTGCTATCTTTCATCCGGCACCTGTTCGGCGCCCCGTAA
- a CDS encoding DUF3810 domain-containing protein — MKHRVRTIFALLLTPAALALQFWAARHSELVETAYSRGIYPIIASIFSTLFGLIPISVAEVLLALAAIVILCRFFFRLVRLPKTGPIGLWHGLLKFGAFLSVLFFLFTIWQLNYHREPLAQNLNYKTGTPNKAELVALTTQEVSAINALCPLLSWNKQGHSYEAGGFNAVRARVNDAYGRLSAAEDPSNMLLPRISAYPKAVWPSGLLAHFGIEGIYVPFTFEPTVDTGYPMFLWPFDAAHESAHLKGFAREDEANYWAYLADCASPDVFFQYSGHMNALLYLANALGSTDVSALSAQLEKLDTRAKSDINSYNAYVAKNQGTLSTAASKVNDSYLKVQGQPGVMSYDAFVDLLCDRYRTQTGV, encoded by the coding sequence TTGAAACATCGTGTGCGTACCATATTCGCCCTGCTGCTTACGCCCGCCGCGCTGGCCCTGCAATTTTGGGCCGCCCGGCACAGCGAGCTTGTGGAAACGGCCTACAGCAGGGGCATCTATCCCATCATTGCCTCCATTTTTTCCACTCTATTCGGCCTCATCCCCATATCGGTCGCCGAAGTGCTGCTGGCACTGGCGGCCATCGTCATCCTGTGCCGCTTTTTCTTCCGGCTCGTCCGCCTGCCCAAAACAGGCCCCATCGGCCTGTGGCATGGCCTGCTCAAATTCGGCGCGTTCCTTTCGGTGCTGTTTTTCCTGTTCACCATCTGGCAGCTCAACTACCACCGGGAACCGCTCGCACAAAACCTGAACTATAAGACCGGGACACCCAACAAAGCCGAACTGGTTGCCCTCACCACGCAGGAGGTGTCCGCCATCAACGCGCTTTGCCCGCTGCTGAGCTGGAACAAGCAGGGACATTCCTATGAAGCAGGCGGGTTCAACGCCGTGCGCGCGCGCGTGAACGACGCCTACGGCCGTCTGTCGGCCGCTGAAGACCCGTCCAACATGCTTCTGCCACGTATCTCCGCTTACCCCAAAGCCGTCTGGCCATCTGGGTTGCTGGCACATTTCGGCATCGAGGGCATCTACGTGCCGTTCACGTTTGAGCCCACGGTGGACACCGGATACCCTATGTTTCTGTGGCCGTTCGACGCCGCGCATGAATCGGCGCATCTCAAGGGCTTTGCACGCGAGGATGAGGCCAACTACTGGGCCTATCTGGCCGACTGCGCGAGCCCCGACGTGTTCTTCCAGTATTCCGGGCACATGAACGCCCTGCTTTATCTGGCAAACGCGCTGGGCTCCACCGATGTGAGCGCGCTGAGCGCGCAGCTCGAAAAGCTGGACACCCGCGCCAAGTCGGATATCAACAGCTACAACGCCTATGTTGCGAAAAATCAGGGGACGCTGAGCACGGCCGCAAGCAAAGTCAACGACAGCTACCTCAAAGTGCAGGGACAGCCGGGCGTGATGAGCTACGACGCGTTTGTCGACCTGCTGTGCGACCGCTACCGCACGCAGACGGGCGTCTGA